A portion of the Coriobacteriia bacterium genome contains these proteins:
- a CDS encoding segregation/condensation protein A has protein sequence MSYRVRIDAYQGPFDLLLTLVSRQKIDIGAISIADITDQYLAEVERMKDLDLDIASDFLVVAATLLQIKASSLLPKDGIEQIELDDEFADLTPEQTRDILVERLVVYKQFKNAAAALGMRMENEAKMHPRQASLEERFLGLMPDYLKGTTLHGLAVICADIAARRDTFLLEAEHIAAVPISMEKHVEGIYRSMRRRESCTFSQLVGDAPTPELVVVTFLAILELYKRGVIRICQDAAFAEIQLDIDADAPEITDFSVPDWGMPEDPSLEQLDGEDARDASDEDMLDEE, from the coding sequence GTGTCATATCGCGTTCGCATAGATGCCTATCAGGGGCCTTTTGACCTCCTGCTCACGCTCGTGTCACGTCAGAAGATCGATATCGGCGCCATTTCGATTGCGGATATCACCGACCAATACCTTGCGGAAGTCGAGCGCATGAAGGATCTCGACCTCGATATCGCGAGCGATTTTCTCGTCGTGGCGGCAACTTTGCTGCAAATCAAGGCATCCTCGCTTCTTCCCAAGGATGGCATCGAGCAGATCGAACTCGATGACGAGTTCGCGGACCTGACGCCAGAGCAGACACGTGACATCCTGGTCGAACGTCTCGTCGTCTACAAGCAGTTCAAGAATGCCGCCGCCGCCCTGGGCATGCGCATGGAAAACGAGGCAAAGATGCATCCTCGGCAGGCAAGTCTCGAGGAGCGGTTTCTCGGTCTCATGCCAGACTACCTCAAGGGCACGACGCTTCACGGGCTCGCGGTTATCTGCGCTGACATTGCCGCGCGGCGTGACACCTTCCTGCTCGAGGCCGAGCACATCGCCGCCGTGCCCATTTCGATGGAGAAGCATGTCGAGGGCATCTATCGCTCGATGCGCCGCCGCGAGAGCTGCACCTTCAGTCAGCTCGTCGGAGACGCCCCCACGCCCGAACTCGTCGTCGTCACCTTTTTGGCAATACTCGAACTCTACAAGCGCGGCGTCATCAGGATTTGCCAGGATGCGGCCTTTGCCGAGATACAGCTCGATATCGATGCCGACGCACCGGAGATCACCGATTTCTCCGTACCCGATTGGGGCATGCCGGAAGACCCGTCGCTCGAGCAGCTTGACGGTGAGGACGCGCGGGATGCATCAGATGAAGACATGCTAGATGAGGAGTAA